One Deinococcus grandis DNA window includes the following coding sequences:
- the tyrS gene encoding tyrosine--tRNA ligase produces the protein MQNEVKRQEPAPIRWNLPVDDQIDLLRRGVVDLVSEDDLRRKLAKGQPLRVKLGADPTRPDLHLGHAVILRKMRQFQDLGHKVIMLIGDFTAMIGDPSGKSKTRPPLTLEQTRENAKSYLEQCRLILRQEPEVLEVRFNGEWLEPMGYADVIRLASRYTVARIMERDDFKKRFEGGVPIAVHELLYPLTQGYDSVALEADVELGGTDQLFNNLVGRALQRDYGQESQVVMTLPLLVGLDGTEKMSKSLDNYIGLTDEPHEMFTKLMKVPDPLLDNYFTLLTDLPRPRIEELLAGHPVAAHRELAREVVAWFHPDADLDAAEARFRSVAKGGIPENIPTVTVPAAELANSADPERISLVKLVVLAGLEPSNGAARKLMQNRGLKLNGEVVTDAQASLTREQLSQEGGAVIQKGKDKFARLVLGS, from the coding sequence ATGCAGAATGAAGTGAAGAGGCAAGAACCCGCCCCCATCCGATGGAACCTGCCCGTGGACGACCAGATCGACCTGCTGCGCCGCGGCGTCGTGGATCTGGTGTCCGAGGACGACCTGCGCCGCAAACTCGCCAAGGGCCAGCCGCTGCGCGTGAAGCTGGGCGCCGACCCGACCCGCCCGGACCTACACCTGGGGCACGCCGTGATCCTGCGCAAGATGCGCCAGTTCCAGGACCTGGGCCACAAGGTGATCATGCTGATCGGGGATTTCACCGCGATGATCGGCGACCCCAGCGGCAAGAGCAAGACCCGCCCGCCGCTGACGCTGGAGCAGACCCGCGAGAACGCCAAGAGCTACCTGGAGCAGTGCCGCCTGATCCTGCGCCAGGAGCCCGAGGTGCTGGAGGTCCGGTTCAACGGCGAGTGGCTGGAACCCATGGGCTACGCCGACGTGATCCGCCTCGCCAGCCGCTACACGGTGGCGCGCATCATGGAACGCGACGACTTCAAGAAGCGCTTCGAGGGCGGCGTGCCCATCGCCGTGCACGAACTGCTGTACCCGCTGACGCAGGGCTACGACTCCGTGGCGCTGGAGGCCGACGTGGAGCTGGGCGGCACCGATCAGCTGTTCAACAACCTCGTGGGACGCGCGCTGCAGCGGGATTACGGGCAGGAGTCGCAAGTCGTGATGACCCTGCCGCTGCTGGTCGGCCTGGACGGCACCGAGAAGATGTCCAAGAGCCTCGACAACTACATCGGCCTGACCGACGAGCCGCACGAGATGTTCACGAAGCTGATGAAGGTGCCCGATCCGCTGCTGGACAACTACTTCACGCTGCTGACCGACCTGCCCCGCCCCCGCATCGAGGAGCTGCTGGCCGGGCACCCGGTCGCGGCGCACCGCGAACTGGCGCGCGAGGTGGTGGCGTGGTTCCATCCGGACGCGGACCTGGACGCCGCCGAGGCCCGCTTCCGCAGCGTCGCGAAGGGTGGCATTCCGGAGAACATCCCGACCGTGACGGTCCCGGCGGCGGAACTGGCGAACAGTGCGGACCCTGAGCGGATCAGCCTGGTGAAACTGGTCGTGCTGGCGGGCCTGGAACCCAGCAACGGCGCGGCCCGCAAGCTGATGCAGAACCGGGGCCTGAAGCTGAACGGGGAGGTCGTGACGGACGCGCAGGCCAGCCTGACCCGTGAGCAGCTGTCCCAGGAGGGCGGCGCGGTCATCCAGAAGGGCAAGGACAAGTTCGCGCGGCTGGTGCTGGGGTCCTGA
- a CDS encoding MOSC domain-containing protein codes for MKTIQELRDTFPRPGVVEWLGLRPARRAPVQAVTEVEAHPLVGLVGDHGKLAPPRLTALTGEAGEAARPANAPAIPGGPGRRQVTLIQAEHLPVIAALAGLDEASPEQLRRNIAVRGIPLLALKDRRFQIGEVILEGTGECHPCSRMEETLGEGGYNAVRGHGGLTARVIRGGVIRVGDEVRPLPGAVS; via the coding sequence GTGAAGACCATTCAGGAGTTGCGCGACACCTTCCCCCGGCCCGGCGTGGTCGAGTGGCTGGGCCTGCGCCCCGCGCGGCGCGCGCCCGTGCAGGCGGTCACGGAGGTCGAGGCGCACCCGCTGGTGGGATTAGTCGGCGATCACGGCAAGCTCGCCCCGCCGCGCCTGACCGCCCTGACCGGCGAGGCCGGGGAGGCCGCGCGCCCCGCGAACGCCCCCGCCATTCCCGGCGGGCCGGGGCGGCGGCAGGTGACGCTGATCCAGGCCGAGCACCTGCCCGTGATCGCCGCGCTGGCCGGGCTGGACGAGGCGAGCCCGGAGCAGCTGCGCCGCAACATCGCCGTGCGCGGCATTCCCCTGCTGGCCCTGAAGGACCGCCGCTTCCAGATCGGCGAGGTGATCCTGGAGGGCACCGGCGAGTGCCACCCCTGCTCCCGCATGGAGGAGACGCTGGGTGAGGGCGGGTACAACGCCGTGCGCGGGCACGGGGGCCTGACCGCCCGCGTGATCCGGGGCGGCGTGATCCGCGTGGGGGACGAGGTGCGCCCTCTCCCGGGCGCCGTCAGCTGA